A window from Hemicordylus capensis ecotype Gifberg chromosome 2, rHemCap1.1.pri, whole genome shotgun sequence encodes these proteins:
- the SMIM15 gene encoding small integral membrane protein 15 yields MLDNIKSWAEYVVEWAAKDPYGFLTTVILALTPLFLASAVLSWKLAKMIEAREREQKKKQKRQENIAKAKRTKKD; encoded by the coding sequence ATGCTTGATAATATCAAATCGTGGGCTGAGTATGTTGTGGAATGGGCTGCAAAGGATCCGTATGGATTTCTTACAACAGTGATCCTGGCTCTTACACCCCTATTCTTAGCAAGTGCAGTACTGTCATGGAAACTGGCAAAAATGATAGAAGCCAGAGAACGAGAgcaaaagaagaagcagaagcgcCAGGAAAATATTGCTAAAGCTAAACGAACAAAGAAGGACTAA